The proteins below come from a single Limosilactobacillus reuteri genomic window:
- a CDS encoding ATP-dependent Clp protease ATP-binding subunit: MAQNPMNPFDNDMNDIFNQLMGGMNGFNSDNRRYLINGREVTPEEFAEYRRTGQLPGSANPQQGGQPGPQPNAGKDSILHKLGRNLTQEAREHELDPVIGRNKEIQETAEILSRRTKNNPVLVGDAGVGKTAVVEGLAQAIVSGDVPAAIKDKEIISIDISGLEAGTQYRGSFEENMQKLVDEVKKAGNIILFFDEIHQIIGAGSTGDSSGSKGMSDIIKPALSRGELTVIGATTQDEYRNTIMKDAALARRFNAVTVNAPSKADTVAILKGIRDLYERHHNVKLPDDVLQAAVDYSVQYMPQRALPDKAIDLIDMTAAHLAAKHPARDAKAIEKDIEAEEKKQKAAAKKEDYKAAQDAKEKIADLKKQLSENSESEKVTATPEDVAKAVEQITGIPVSKIGASDVERLKDMDKRLEGKVIGQDKAVEAVARAIRRNRAGFDEGDSPIGSFLFVGPTGVGKTELAKQLALDMFGSKDDIIRLDMSEYSDRTAVSKMIGATAGYVGYEDNGNTLTEKVRRHPYSIILLDEIEKANPQVITLLLQVLDDGRLTDGQGNTIDFKNTVIIATSNAGYSNDAPVKMGRNEDEEDLIKKLTTYFRPEFLNRFNAIVEFHSLTKEDLKQIVDLMLAEVNRTLAKKGMHVKVTDAAKQYLIDEGYDEAMGARPLRRVIEREIRDKVTDYYLDHLDAKNLVAEMKNGQLVIVDAKDASKDDSKEYTSPSEKKEEDKKSDEDKKDEK, from the coding sequence ATGGCTCAAAACCCAATGAATCCATTTGACAACGACATGAATGACATCTTTAATCAATTAATGGGTGGCATGAATGGTTTCAATTCTGATAATCGGCGTTACCTAATCAATGGTCGTGAAGTGACACCAGAAGAATTTGCTGAATATCGTAGAACTGGTCAATTGCCAGGCAGTGCAAATCCTCAACAAGGTGGGCAACCTGGCCCTCAACCTAACGCAGGTAAGGACAGTATCTTACACAAGTTAGGTCGAAACTTAACTCAAGAAGCTCGTGAACATGAACTTGACCCTGTTATTGGTCGGAACAAGGAAATCCAAGAAACAGCTGAAATTTTAAGCCGGCGGACAAAGAACAACCCTGTATTAGTTGGGGACGCTGGTGTTGGTAAGACTGCTGTTGTTGAAGGATTAGCACAAGCAATTGTTTCCGGCGATGTACCAGCTGCTATCAAGGACAAGGAAATTATCAGTATCGATATTTCTGGTCTTGAAGCAGGTACCCAATACCGTGGTAGCTTTGAAGAAAACATGCAAAAGTTGGTTGATGAAGTCAAGAAGGCTGGAAACATCATCCTCTTCTTTGATGAAATTCACCAAATTATCGGTGCCGGTTCAACTGGTGATTCTAGTGGTTCTAAGGGTATGTCTGACATTATTAAGCCAGCATTATCCCGTGGTGAACTAACAGTTATCGGTGCAACTACTCAAGATGAATACCGGAACACTATTATGAAGGATGCTGCATTAGCACGGCGGTTCAATGCTGTTACTGTTAATGCTCCAAGCAAGGCTGATACTGTAGCTATTCTTAAAGGTATCCGTGACTTGTACGAACGTCACCACAATGTAAAGTTACCAGATGACGTTCTCCAAGCTGCTGTTGATTACTCTGTTCAATACATGCCACAACGTGCATTACCTGACAAGGCTATCGACTTAATCGATATGACTGCTGCTCACTTAGCAGCAAAGCATCCTGCACGTGATGCTAAGGCAATTGAAAAAGATATCGAAGCAGAAGAAAAGAAGCAAAAAGCTGCTGCTAAGAAAGAAGATTACAAGGCTGCTCAAGATGCCAAGGAAAAGATTGCTGACTTGAAGAAGCAATTGAGCGAAAACTCTGAATCTGAAAAGGTTACTGCTACTCCAGAAGATGTTGCTAAGGCTGTAGAACAAATTACTGGAATTCCAGTTTCAAAGATTGGTGCTAGTGACGTTGAACGTCTAAAGGACATGGACAAGCGGCTTGAAGGCAAGGTTATTGGCCAAGACAAAGCTGTTGAAGCAGTTGCTCGTGCTATTCGTCGTAACCGTGCTGGATTTGACGAAGGCGATTCACCAATTGGTAGTTTCCTCTTTGTTGGACCTACTGGTGTTGGTAAGACTGAACTTGCTAAGCAATTAGCCCTTGATATGTTTGGCAGCAAAGACGATATTATTCGGTTAGATATGTCTGAATACTCTGACCGGACAGCTGTATCTAAGATGATCGGTGCTACTGCTGGTTATGTTGGTTATGAGGACAACGGTAATACCTTGACTGAAAAGGTTCGTCGTCACCCTTATTCAATTATTCTTCTTGATGAAATTGAAAAGGCTAACCCACAAGTTATCACCCTCTTGCTTCAAGTACTTGATGATGGTCGCTTAACTGATGGACAAGGTAACACTATTGACTTTAAGAATACTGTTATCATTGCTACATCAAACGCCGGCTACTCCAACGATGCTCCAGTTAAGATGGGTCGGAACGAAGATGAAGAAGACTTAATTAAGAAGTTGACTACTTACTTCCGTCCTGAATTCTTGAACCGGTTCAACGCCATTGTTGAATTCCACAGTTTGACTAAGGAAGACTTGAAGCAAATCGTTGACTTAATGCTTGCTGAAGTTAACCGGACATTAGCTAAGAAGGGAATGCATGTTAAGGTTACTGATGCTGCAAAGCAATACCTTATTGATGAAGGCTACGATGAAGCCATGGGTGCTCGTCCTCTTCGTCGGGTTATCGAACGTGAAATCCGTGATAAGGTAACTGATTACTACCTTGACCACCTCGATGCAAAGAACCTTGTTGCTGAAATGAAGAATGGCCAACTTGTAATTGTTGACGCTAAGGACGCCTCAAAAGACGATAGTAAAGAATATACCTCACCATCTGAAAAGAAGGAAGAAGACAAGAAGTCTGACGAAGATAAGAAAGACGAAAAGTAA
- a CDS encoding transcriptional regulator: MRIDIKHYLKVNHLTIYQVSKRSGYGYTTLHKSFNKPQSSSTSLNLRDLDALARAQDKSMWKVLKELEEHYLE, translated from the coding sequence ATGCGGATCGACATCAAACATTATTTGAAAGTTAACCACTTGACCATTTATCAAGTTTCCAAGCGTTCCGGTTACGGCTACACGACTTTACACAAATCGTTTAACAAACCACAGTCTAGTTCGACCTCGCTTAACCTGCGTGATCTTGATGCCTTGGCTCGTGCTCAGGACAAGAGCATGTGGAAGGTCCTTAAAGAACTAGAAGAGCATTACCTCGAATGA
- a CDS encoding aminotransferase class I/II-fold pyridoxal phosphate-dependent enzyme, which translates to MPATKKEILNRLNNNFTKLTPGGIREFDYQVSSIPGIIKLTLGEPDFNVPAAMKQAAIDSINTNDSHYAPGSGTLALRQAIAHFMQDRYQLEYDPENEIAVTVGATEGIFASLSTIINPGDEIIIPTPTFPFYMAVTKILGGIPIEVDTSSDDFILTPARLQSVLEEHPNAKGLVLNYPSNPTGVTYTQDQIKALADTVKSTNLIVIADEIYSELVYGATHTSIANYIPEQTLILNGASKSHAMTGYRIGFIAGPQELMKSVSAIHAMLVTAASNPAMAAAVAAFGTNEGKAATQEMKDAYEQRRDFVVNNLQKLGFELINPQGAFYVFAKIPEQYGNDDLKFATDLANEGKVAVIPGSFFGAGGQGYVRISYATSMENLTRALDNIAAFINKED; encoded by the coding sequence ATGCCAGCTACTAAAAAAGAAATCCTTAATCGTCTTAACAATAATTTCACTAAACTCACTCCTGGTGGAATCCGCGAATTTGATTATCAGGTAAGCTCAATCCCTGGCATCATTAAACTAACATTAGGTGAACCAGACTTTAATGTACCAGCCGCGATGAAGCAGGCCGCAATCGATAGCATCAATACCAATGATTCACACTATGCTCCGGGAAGTGGAACCTTAGCACTACGCCAAGCCATCGCTCATTTTATGCAAGATCGTTACCAGCTAGAATACGATCCAGAAAACGAAATTGCGGTTACAGTTGGTGCAACAGAGGGAATTTTCGCTTCTCTTTCTACCATTATTAATCCTGGTGACGAAATTATCATTCCAACCCCAACTTTCCCCTTCTACATGGCTGTCACAAAGATTCTTGGTGGGATTCCGATTGAAGTTGATACAAGCAGCGATGATTTTATTCTCACACCCGCAAGACTCCAAAGCGTCCTAGAGGAACATCCTAACGCAAAGGGACTAGTTCTTAACTACCCCTCCAACCCAACTGGTGTTACTTACACCCAAGATCAAATTAAAGCATTAGCCGATACGGTTAAATCAACTAACCTGATCGTAATTGCAGATGAAATTTACTCGGAACTTGTTTACGGAGCTACTCATACTTCAATCGCTAATTACATCCCCGAACAAACGCTAATTTTAAATGGTGCCTCAAAGTCACATGCAATGACTGGGTACCGCATTGGTTTTATCGCTGGGCCACAAGAATTGATGAAATCAGTCAGTGCCATTCACGCGATGTTAGTAACCGCTGCTTCTAATCCAGCAATGGCCGCTGCAGTAGCCGCATTTGGTACTAACGAAGGAAAAGCAGCTACTCAAGAAATGAAAGATGCCTATGAGCAACGACGAGATTTTGTTGTTAATAACCTCCAAAAATTAGGGTTCGAGCTGATTAATCCTCAAGGAGCCTTCTACGTATTTGCCAAGATTCCTGAACAATATGGTAATGATGACCTTAAATTTGCGACAGATCTTGCCAATGAAGGAAAAGTTGCTGTAATTCCTGGTTCCTTCTTCGGTGCTGGCGGTCAAGGTTACGTCCGAATCAGTTACGCCACCAGTATGGAAAATCTAACCAGAGCTCTTGATAACATTGCAGCCTTCATTAATAAGGAGGATTAA
- a CDS encoding D-2-hydroxyacid dehydrogenase yields MTKILMTSVRDDEQTAINKYAKEHNIEIITTPKLIDDAVELTADVDGLVIQQRSKVPADIYEKLHTNGLKQIATRTAGFDMVDIKKANENDLVVTNVPAYSPRSVAEFALMQIFRLLRKTYRFDHQVAENDFRWFSDEQSTEIHTATIGIIGVGRIGGTLAKLLHALGATVLGYDTNPRTDLDGIVQFVSKEELLKQADVVSLHVDLNPTSKDLLTANDFEMMKPTAGLVNASRGPVVNTADLVAALKKGTIAAAALDTFEGEETVAATNRREKGLDDQPLVKELHEMDNVILTPHIAFFTNLAVKNMVDISLDDVMAILNGEKSSHEITL; encoded by the coding sequence ATGACAAAAATCTTAATGACTAGTGTGCGGGACGATGAACAAACCGCCATTAACAAATACGCAAAAGAACATAATATCGAAATCATCACAACGCCGAAATTGATTGACGATGCTGTTGAATTAACTGCCGATGTTGATGGACTCGTGATTCAGCAACGTAGTAAAGTTCCGGCTGATATTTATGAAAAGCTCCATACCAATGGGCTCAAACAGATTGCAACGCGGACAGCTGGATTTGACATGGTCGACATCAAAAAGGCTAACGAAAATGACCTAGTCGTGACCAATGTACCAGCATATTCACCGCGGAGTGTCGCCGAGTTTGCATTAATGCAGATTTTCCGGTTGCTTCGGAAAACCTACCGCTTTGACCACCAAGTCGCCGAAAATGACTTCCGCTGGTTTAGTGATGAACAATCAACGGAAATTCATACTGCCACGATTGGAATTATTGGTGTTGGACGCATTGGCGGAACCCTGGCAAAGCTTCTTCATGCATTAGGTGCCACTGTTCTTGGTTATGACACGAATCCGCGCACTGACCTCGATGGAATTGTCCAGTTCGTTTCTAAAGAAGAATTACTAAAGCAAGCCGATGTTGTTAGTCTCCACGTCGATTTAAATCCAACTTCTAAAGATTTATTGACTGCTAACGACTTTGAAATGATGAAACCAACTGCCGGTTTAGTCAATGCTAGTCGTGGTCCAGTCGTTAATACAGCTGATTTAGTTGCCGCCCTAAAAAAGGGAACAATTGCAGCTGCCGCCCTTGATACTTTTGAAGGTGAAGAAACGGTGGCGGCCACAAATCGTCGAGAAAAAGGGCTTGATGATCAGCCCCTTGTTAAAGAATTACACGAAATGGATAATGTTATTCTTACGCCTCACATTGCCTTCTTTACTAATTTAGCGGTCAAAAATATGGTGGATATTTCACTTGATGATGTGATGGCAATCCTTAATGGCGAAAAATCATCACATGAAATCACCTTATAA
- a CDS encoding OsmC family protein gives MSKYKVTATKTTTGMQVSAGTRGFEITFDEPESTNTGMNPVEILLASFGACQAITAQALAKKRNFDLRAFWVTIEGDLGREDVADGKNVRKFTEIRYQPHLRSSESDEDIKKFLADVAAKCPVENTLTYGTKFVQDGFVKVD, from the coding sequence ATGAGTAAATATAAAGTAACAGCAACTAAGACAACAACGGGGATGCAAGTTTCAGCAGGTACCCGTGGTTTTGAAATTACCTTTGATGAACCTGAAAGTACAAATACGGGGATGAATCCAGTAGAAATTCTCCTTGCGTCATTTGGTGCCTGCCAAGCAATTACTGCTCAGGCATTAGCTAAAAAACGTAACTTTGACTTACGAGCTTTTTGGGTAACAATCGAAGGTGACCTTGGCCGTGAAGACGTTGCTGATGGTAAGAATGTTCGTAAGTTTACTGAGATCCGTTACCAACCACATCTTCGCAGCAGCGAGTCTGATGAAGACATCAAGAAGTTCCTCGCTGACGTTGCCGCAAAGTGTCCCGTGGAAAACACTCTGACCTACGGAACGAAATTTGTTCAAGATGGATTTGTAAAAGTTGATTAG